The Hoplias malabaricus isolate fHopMal1 chromosome X2, fHopMal1.hap1, whole genome shotgun sequence genomic interval CTGGACACACTAGTTTTCTACCATATTAAACTCTGCAAATCAATAAGGACTACGTTGAATAATTCAAAATGTTAAGTAAATCATTTAGAGAGATCACTaaatctagggtgaccagacgtcctcttttacccggacatgtcctcttttttagactttaaaaaaacgtccggcattttgtttttctagagcttacatagaacttcgagaagtttcgttcacaaactagtcccgccctcccctactccgattggttcgcttgagtgagaagggggcgtggtgaagtagcctaaaatcttctgattggacggtctgactgtagagctaccgttattggtcgataaccttctctgtaaacatttaattggtcagtctgcacgtcagtagtccttgtttacctcaggcaaagctcatgtacccaccctcatctcgagcagctatgccggaACGTAAAtataagttctcggatgaatttaAAAAGAATTCCCCATATGTTCTGTAGCAAATagaggtgtaaaggacctaaaaggaCACATAGGTTTAGCTAAgtatacaacggcagcgagagCCCCCCCCCAgaagtgtcctctttttcacctcTGGTCACGCTACTAAATCTAAATAtatgatttcattttttaagacaggaaaaatgtttttactAAACTAACTCGCATTTAGTCGCAATTCATAAgggaaataaacatttgaatgcCTGTCTACAGCTACAAGGGagttgcaaaataaataaataaaacaacttctttaaaagtgaaataaatcaatgtGTTCAAAAGTGTGAATTAAATGAAGTCAATTTCGCAGCATGGGTCTGAACTAAAACAGAAGCAACTGCTGTAAATGAACTTGTCAAAAgtttaaatactttttaaaacaaGGATGCAGAGAAAGAAGAAGTGACTATTTAAGTGAAGACTTACATCGTCCATGAGcatgatgatgatgtttggAGTCGAAACATCGCGGCTATCAGTGGCTGGAAGCAAGCACCAAACCCAATAAAGAACGAACGTATATATAATCCCCTTCATTTCCATATCATTTCATTACATTTCCACTTTCAGCTGCACGTCACATGCCTCTCTCACTTTGAGGAAGTGCACACAGCAGCACCCTATGCGTGTGAGTCAACGGCTGTATCCCAAACTGCTCCCttctccctacatagtgcactacgtGTGTAATTAAATGATAACTACACTTCCAGCCAACGCTTGCTGAGTACTTTAGAGTACATGAGTAGACTTTGATTTCTCCATGGGTTGAAACCGCCCGCAAAAGGATTCCCTCCAGCGCCAATGATGAGACTAGGATGGGTTAAATTTACATAAGGTAGTGCGTAGGGAGGCATTTGGAATTCAGCAACGGTTAAGGACTTCGTCAAAAGCTGCTTGTTCACTACTAGAGGCTTAAATAGCTACATATTATAGTCTCTGCTTTTCAACACAGAAGCAGAATTAGTAGTTCGTGTCGgctaaaaataataaagcagaTAAAAGCGAGAAAGAAAGAGCTAgaaaagggaagaaaaaaagtCGTACACGTCACTGCTACGTCACAATAGGCGGGCTTTGTGGAGGACGTCACTGTCTAAAGATGGCGGTGTGTGTAGCGGTGATAGCGAAGGAggtaaatacagaaatatctTGTTTTTACCTTTGTTTCTGGTTGAAAGCTTGAGTTTAGCCGATGGGGGACATTTTATAAGATACACCTCTCAACGGTGTTTGAGGTCACGGGGTTTATTATGGAGATTAATGGCGTTAAAACTGAGCAGGGGCTCAGCAAATACCTCCTAGATTCGGAAGTTAATGAAATGTATTTGGTAATTCGGCTTTTCTTGCATCATTGCCGTTTATTATGGTGTACTATGCTGTTCTCTGCCCTGAGGAGCtcagttgtgttgtgttttatcGGCTTTGTTTGGAACTGATTACAACAATCCAACGCTAACAATATCACAGCTTTTAGAGGTTTAACGATATGATTTGGTATCGATACCAGGTTCATTTTTTACCCCttttcacagagcaggtgtgatgtggtggtggatcattctcagcgctgcagtgacactgacgtggtggtggtgtgttagtgtgtgttgtgctggtgtagagtggatcagacacagcagtgctgctggagtttttaaaccctgtgtccactctctgtccactctgtgagacactcctccctcgttggtccaccttgtagatgtagagtcagagacagtagctcatctgtcgctgcacagtgtgtgtcggccgtcctctagtccttcatcagtgacacaggacgctgtcggctggatgttttcggtcggtggactgttctcagaggggtttaaaaactccagcagcactgctgtgtctgatccactctacaccagcacaacacacactaacacaccaccaccacgtcagtgtcactgcagcgctgagaatgatccaccaccacgccacacctgctctgagggggtccagaccattgaagagcagatTGAACAGGTACAGGGTGGCAGTGAATGTAGGGTATTAGTGTATAACACTTTTATTTGGCTCGGCAACATATTACCATAGGGTTGCTGTCaggacattttaattttattttgttccaACACaacaggaggtcacatgatcagttgttttactgagatcaactaattaaaggagGGAAATCAGATGTGCTCTGGCCTGAATGGGTTAAAAGCGCCCCTTTCCAGATAAAATTCCCCATCCCTGCACTGTAGCATTTAAATTGTTTGGCTGAGAATTCCTAACCAGGTTAACAACCGGTGTGTGCTTTAGGTTTTCGGTTCATAAGCCCATAACATTCCCTTTAAGAACCTGAACTTGAGCAGAGTATGGTGTAACTATGTTTACTGTTAACGTTGTGTTTCTGCGACGCTCCCTCGACAGAATTATCCTCTGTACATACGGAGCGTCCCCACGCAGAGCGAGCTGAAGTTCCACTACACAGTGCACACCTCTCTGGATGTGGTGGAGGAGAAGATCTCGACAGTGGGAAAAGCCATGTCTGAGCAAAGAGAGCTGTATTTGGGTCTGCTGTATCCAACAGAGGACTACAGAGTGTATCCTTCAAATGAAGAACCCTGTAGCCTTTAAAATCTATTGTCATCTTTCGGCTGATTGTCACTGGAATCACATTAGAGCTGTTTTTACTTAAGGATTTACACATTTTCCCAAAAATGCTAATGTAAAGCATAAATATCTCCAACTTTAACTGTATCAGTGAACACTTATTTTGCACTTTtccaaataaatagaaaaaaaggaaaaatatttcTATAAAATACACGTGtataaattaaaatcagaacaaaacaatATCAACACAACAACAAAGGCTAGTTGTAGGCATATAAATGTATGTTAAGCCTTCTTTTAAACAACTCCCGAGACCCCAGCAAGTCTAATGTCAGACTATTCCGGGACCTCAGGGGCGCAGGGACTCCTGAAGGCATACGGTGGATTTGTTCACGTCCGTCGGCCACTGCTGTTGTGTTAGACGAGAAAAGGCAGGCAGTGTCCTTAACTGAAACAGATACGGTTACGTGACAAACTCCAAAGTCAAGTTTGTGATTGTCGTAGACTCGTCCAACACGTCGCTGAGAGACAACGAGATACGAAGTGTAAGTTTACCTCCCCAAACTTACTCCTTGAAATAGTGCTGAGTAATCCTGGATCAGTCGCATCTAACCGGTCAGTGTCTCACCGCAGATGTTCAGAAAACTGCACAACTCCTTCACAGACGTCATGTGCAATCCCTTCTACAACCCTGGAGATCCGATTCAGTCAAAGTAAGACCTGCTGTGAATCTTCACAACTATTCACTTTGTCCAGTCCACTCACCGTACAGGAGCGCGTTGTACAGGGTGGactatttatatggatacaccttaataaagtggtaatggttggtgatattaacttcctgtttgtggcaaattagtatatgggaggggggaaacttttcaagatgggtagtgaccatggcggccattttgaagtcggccattttggatctaactttttttttttcccccaatgggaagagggtcatgtgacacatcaaacttattgggaatttcacaagaaaaacaatggtgtgcttggttttaacgtaactttattctttcatgagttatttacaagcttctgaccatttataaaatgtgttcaaagtgctgcccattgtcaatgcaaccctcttcccCCACTGATAggaatgctagcacaggcttccgtGCTGAGAATGATTCTCTACCAAAAATAATACCAGCCCTAACCAGTAATGAAgatgcaaaatgcaaatgagccTTTAATTAATCACTGAATGTATTTTGTGAGCCCCCTGACCCATCATGTCTTTTGCATGCCTTGATTTATCCAATAAGCACAGTAGCAAAACAACCACAGGCGCCCAAGTACAGATTCATTCTCTAACTTTGCTGTTTTCATTCTTCTTCTAGGGCCTTTGACAGCATGGTGTCAGCGATGATGGTGCAAGCTTCCTAAAGTGATTCCTACTTTATTGTAAATACAGCAGCTTCCGTGTCCCTCGCTGCATCGTGTCCTGTGTGTATATGCTTGTATATAACAATCTTTTCaatgaatacattaaaaatattgacTCAATACAGCCAAAAgaaaagttcatttatttatttttcttcatcagattcattcacttatttacattaaacaaTAACCAGAGAGAATACAAAATGAAACTAAACACTGAAATTCAGAGGCAAAGCCAGCCTCCAACAGACCAGTCAAGTTTAAAGAAAGTAGatcaataaaaatacaaataaaatggcAACAGTCCATTCGTGTAAACCAAGTCTTCTGCATTGATATACGTTCAGGCTTGACGTCCAACAAAAGAGGAAGCTAGACCCAAAATATGTACTTAACCGTACCATGGCCgtttgtgtttgagagagacCCATCCAGGGAAGCGCTGTGATGCTCAGTAGCACCTAGAAGTGCCGAGGTGAACacgaaaaaggaaagaaatgaacaaacaagaaaagaaataaaataaaaacaaacaaaaaaacaaactcttCTTTCTGTCAGTAAGGAACACACCACGGCTGGGGTCTTCCACCTCCCCTGAAAAAGGTCAGCAAGTCTATTTTCACAGGAGCAACACGTAGCAGATGCATTTTTAATCTCACTGGTAAAGAGTGTGGTTCTACGCTCCAAAACCTGTGCAAATTATTTTTCTACATGACATTTTCTATCCTTGCTCTTAAAACTGATATGTAAACAGTATTCAAGCCTTGATCAAAAGGCAAACAGCTGAAACAACTTCTATGTTAAAGgctcagcagcagctctatgaatgtgtcacaaataaatacagtggttgagttcctaacttgtgtttattgagagtcagaaaacatgttatttcttactaattgaaggaataaggtttaaaagaccgttgcccccccccaacggtgttgggaaactctaataggcgtcttgcctgtgacgtagatggtggacaacactctagaagctgcacttaatttaatgcaaaatgacgaaaaggtgtgttgtttttggctgcaatcattcaatgtacagtgggacatctgtgaacaaatggcccaaagatcccaaaatatccagaaaatggactaaatttgtccactttaaacgggcactttggaaaggaccatccgctcactccgttatctgtagctcatttcactggcgcttttccaacaatatgggcatgtaaggacaccaacgaaaggtgttcaagagcctctgtaacatggaggtaaacagggtaaggacactcacttcgcctgttttagttggtgttagttaacgttagcttgactcgctaaactcggtgctcagattatactcggctacgtagctgcattacggaggtttatagtgtcggaggaattcgagttcgacttcgatcacatttacaagaataacggtacctctacatttgagtttagcttattgctaggctattgtcatgaataatgttggttatttagctagatactgtcataacagtcagtcataacggt includes:
- the LOC136676670 gene encoding trafficking protein particle complex subunit 2-like protein isoform X2 → MAVCVAVIAKENYPLYIRSVPTQSELKFHYTVHTSLDVVEEKISTVGKAMSEQRELYLGLLYPTEDYRVYGYVTNSKVKFVIVVDSSNTSLRDNEIRSMFRKLHNSFTDVMCNPFYNPGDPIQSKAFDSMVSAMMVQAS
- the LOC136676670 gene encoding trafficking protein particle complex subunit 2-like protein isoform X1, with protein sequence MEINGVKTEQGLSKYLLDSEVNEMYLNYPLYIRSVPTQSELKFHYTVHTSLDVVEEKISTVGKAMSEQRELYLGLLYPTEDYRVYGYVTNSKVKFVIVVDSSNTSLRDNEIRSMFRKLHNSFTDVMCNPFYNPGDPIQSKAFDSMVSAMMVQAS